In the genome of Paenibacillus pabuli, one region contains:
- the folK gene encoding 2-amino-4-hydroxy-6-hydroxymethyldihydropteridine diphosphokinase, whose translation MIAHSTSESSEAYIALGANLGDREQTLLEALTLLDAHPHISVLRCSALYETEPVGYVDQPAFLNMATAVQTTLLPEQLLTELLEIETRLGRVRDIRWGPRTVDLDLLWMDGETSDTERLQLPHPRMGERTFVLVPLADIVTEGEHSGLHTFVQSSLSVLDGKDGIQLWKTCNWPIESGLSGS comes from the coding sequence ATGATTGCACATTCGACCTCTGAATCTTCAGAGGCTTATATTGCTTTAGGGGCTAATTTGGGTGACCGGGAACAGACGCTGCTTGAGGCGTTAACGTTGCTGGATGCACATCCTCATATATCCGTCCTGCGCTGTTCTGCACTGTATGAGACGGAACCGGTAGGTTATGTGGACCAGCCAGCGTTTCTGAATATGGCAACTGCGGTACAGACTACACTTTTGCCGGAGCAGCTGCTCACGGAACTGCTGGAGATCGAAACACGGCTTGGACGGGTTCGTGATATCCGTTGGGGCCCTCGTACAGTCGATTTGGATTTGCTTTGGATGGATGGAGAGACAAGTGATACCGAACGGCTGCAACTGCCGCATCCACGGATGGGTGAACGGACGTTTGTATTGGTGCCACTGGCTGATATCGTAACCGAAGGTGAGCATTCAGGTTTGCATACCTTTGTTCAATCATCGTTGTCTGTACTGGATGGAAAGGATGGAATACAGCTTTGGAAAACGTGCAATTGGCCAATCGAATCCGGGCTTTCCGGAAGCTGA
- a CDS encoding helix-turn-helix domain-containing protein yields MENVQLANRIRAFRKLKGLTQQELAAETGISLAILGMIERGNRKVTERELNLIAGVLSISIEELQGN; encoded by the coding sequence TTGGAAAACGTGCAATTGGCCAATCGAATCCGGGCTTTCCGGAAGCTGAAAGGTTTAACACAACAGGAACTCGCTGCTGAGACGGGCATATCGCTGGCCATTCTGGGTATGATTGAACGAGGCAACCGCAAAGTGACTGAACGGGAACTGAACCTGATTGCCGGAGTGCTATCGATCAGTATTGAGGAGTTGCAGGGGAACTGA